In Nomascus leucogenys isolate Asia chromosome 8, Asia_NLE_v1, whole genome shotgun sequence, a single genomic region encodes these proteins:
- the LOC100600563 gene encoding tubulin beta-8 chain isoform X9 — MREIVLTQAGQCGNQIGAKFWEVISDEHAVDSAGTYHGDSHLQLERINVYYNEASGGRYVPRAVLVDLEPGTMDSVRSGPFGQIFQLTHSLGGGTGSGMGTLLLSKIREEYPDRIINTFSILPSPKVSDTVVEPYNATLSVHQLIENADETFCIDNEALYDICSRTLKLPTPTYGDLNHLVSATMSGVTTCLRFPGQLNADLRKLAVNMVPFPRLHFFMPGFAPLTSRGSQQYRALTVAELTQQMFDAKNMMAACDPRHGRYLTAAAIFRGRMPMREVDEQMFNIQDKNSSYFADWLPNNVKTAVCDIPPRGLKMSATFIGNNTAIQELFKRVSEQFTAMFRRKAFLHWYTGEGMDEMEFTEAESNMNDLVSEYQQYQDATAEEEEDEECAEEEVA; from the exons ATGAGGGAGATTGTGCTCACGCAGGCCGGGCAGTGCGGGAACCAGATCGGTGCCAAG TTCTGGGAGGTGATCTCCGATGAACATGCCGTCGACTCCGCTGGCACCTACCACGGGGACAGCCACCTGCAGCTGGAGCGCATCAACGTGTACTACAACGAGGCCAGCG GTGGCAGGTACGTGCCCCGCGCTGTGCTCGTGGATCTGGAGCCGGGCACCATGGACTCTGTGCGCTCAGGGCCCTTCGGGCAGAT tttcCAGCTGACCCACTCCCTGGGTGGGGGGACTGGGTCTGGGATGGGTACCCTTCTGCTCAGTAAGATCCGGGAGGAGTACCCAGACAGGATCATAAACACATTCAGCATCCTGCCCTCGCCCAAGGTGTCAGACACCGTGGTGGAGCCCTACAACGCCACCCTCTCAGTCCACCAGCTCATAGAAAATGCGGACGAGACCTTCTGCATAGATAACGAAGCGCTATATGACATATGTTCCAGGACCCTAAAACTGCCCACACCCACCTATGGTGACCTGAACCACCTGGTGTCTGCTACCATGAGTGGGGTCACCACGTGCCTGCGCTTCCCCGGCCAGCTGAATGCTGACCTGCGGAAGCTGGCCGTGAACATGGTCCCGTTTCCCCGGCTGCATTTCTTCATGCCTGGCTTTGCCCCACTGACCAGCCGGGGCAGCCAGCAGTACCGGGCCTTGACTGTGGCTGAGCTTACCCAGCAGATGTTTGATGCTAAGAATATGATGGCCGCTTGCGACCCTCGCCATGGCCGCTACCTAACGGCGGCTGCCATTTTCAGGGGTCGCATGCCCATGAGGGAGGTGGATGAACAAATGTTCAACATTCAAGACAAGAACAGCAGCTACTTTGCTGACTGGCTCCCTAACAATGTAAAAACAGCCGTCTGTGACATCCCACCCCGGGGGCTAAAAATGTCAGCCACCTTCATTGGGAATAATACGGCCATCCAGGAACTCTTCAAGCGTGTCTCAGAGCAGTTCACAGCAATGTTCAGGCGCAAGGCCTTTCTCCACTGGTACACGGGCGAGGGCATGGATGAGATGGAGTTCACCGAGGCCGAGAGCAACATGAACGACCTGGTGTCTGAATATCAGCAATATCAGGATGCCACggccgaggaggaggaggatgaggagtgTGCTGAGGAGGAGGTGGCCTAG
- the LOC100600563 gene encoding tubulin beta-8 chain isoform X10, translated as MDSVRSGPFGQIFRPDNFIFGQCGAGNNWAKGHYTEGAELMESVMDVVRKEAESCDCLQGFQLTHSLGGGTGSGMGTLLLSKIREEYPDRIINTFSILPSPKVSDTVVEPYNATLSVHQLIENADETFCIDNEALYDICSRTLKLPTPTYGDLNHLVSATMSGVTTCLRFPGQLNADLRKLAVNMVPFPRLHFFMPGFAPLTSRGSQQYRALTVAELTQQMFDAKNMMAACDPRHGRYLTAAAIFRGRMPMREVDEQMFNIQDKNSSYFADWLPNNVKTAVCDIPPRGLKMSATFIGNNTAIQELFKRVSEQFTAMFRRKAFLHWYTGEGMDEMEFTEAESNMNDLVSEYQQYQDATAEEEEDEECAEEEVA; from the exons ATGGACTCTGTGCGCTCAGGGCCCTTCGGGCAGATCTTCAGGCCGGACAACTTCATCTTCG GTCAGTGTGGGGCCGGAAACAACTGGGCCAAGGGACACTACACAGAAGGCGCGGAGCTGATGGAGTCAGTGATGGACGTTGTCAGAAAGGAGGCTGAGAGctgtgactgcctgcagggtttcCAGCTGACCCACTCCCTGGGTGGGGGGACTGGGTCTGGGATGGGTACCCTTCTGCTCAGTAAGATCCGGGAGGAGTACCCAGACAGGATCATAAACACATTCAGCATCCTGCCCTCGCCCAAGGTGTCAGACACCGTGGTGGAGCCCTACAACGCCACCCTCTCAGTCCACCAGCTCATAGAAAATGCGGACGAGACCTTCTGCATAGATAACGAAGCGCTATATGACATATGTTCCAGGACCCTAAAACTGCCCACACCCACCTATGGTGACCTGAACCACCTGGTGTCTGCTACCATGAGTGGGGTCACCACGTGCCTGCGCTTCCCCGGCCAGCTGAATGCTGACCTGCGGAAGCTGGCCGTGAACATGGTCCCGTTTCCCCGGCTGCATTTCTTCATGCCTGGCTTTGCCCCACTGACCAGCCGGGGCAGCCAGCAGTACCGGGCCTTGACTGTGGCTGAGCTTACCCAGCAGATGTTTGATGCTAAGAATATGATGGCCGCTTGCGACCCTCGCCATGGCCGCTACCTAACGGCGGCTGCCATTTTCAGGGGTCGCATGCCCATGAGGGAGGTGGATGAACAAATGTTCAACATTCAAGACAAGAACAGCAGCTACTTTGCTGACTGGCTCCCTAACAATGTAAAAACAGCCGTCTGTGACATCCCACCCCGGGGGCTAAAAATGTCAGCCACCTTCATTGGGAATAATACGGCCATCCAGGAACTCTTCAAGCGTGTCTCAGAGCAGTTCACAGCAATGTTCAGGCGCAAGGCCTTTCTCCACTGGTACACGGGCGAGGGCATGGATGAGATGGAGTTCACCGAGGCCGAGAGCAACATGAACGACCTGGTGTCTGAATATCAGCAATATCAGGATGCCACggccgaggaggaggaggatgaggagtgTGCTGAGGAGGAGGTGGCCTAG